CCAAGAGAAGATCATGCAATAATTTTAAAAAAAATGGGGATGAAAGTGTAATGAAAATAACAGTATTCACTAGTAACCAACCGCGACACGTTTCACTAATTGAGGGATTATCAAGTATAGCTGATCAAGTATATGCTATCCAAGAATGCAATACTGTTTTTCCGGGTAGAGTTGAAGATTTCTTTAGAAAATCAGATGTCATGCAAAAATATTTTAATCATGTAATTGCAGCAGAGAGGGAAGTCTTCGGGGATCTGAAATTTACTTCAGATAATGTGACTCAACTTTCACTGAAGAGCGGAGATATAAATATGATTGATCTTGAAACTTTATCTCCAGCACTTAATTCTGATTATTATATTGTTTTTGGAGCTAGCTACATTAAAGGGGGATTATGTGATTTTTTAGTAAAGCAAGGTGCTATTAATATACATATGGGCGTATCCCCTTATTATAGAGGGAACTCGTGTAACTTTTGGGCGCTATATGATGGAAATCCCGAGCTGGTTGGAGCCACTATCCATTTGCTAAGCAAAGGTTTAGATTCTGGTGATATATTGTATCATGCTTTTCCGAAACCAGAATCCATTGACCCATTTGTTCTAGGAATGAAGGCTGTAAAAAGTGCACATGATTCTCTAATAGAAAATATACAAAGTGGCATTATAAAAGAGTTAGTACCATCTAAGCAAAATAAAGAATCTGAAATTAGATATACTAGAAATAAAGATTTCCATGATGAAGTAGCTAAAGACTATCTTGAGAACTTGCCTGCCCCAGTAGACCTTAAAAATAAGCTTGAGCAAAGAGATATAAATCAATTTTTATATCCCTATGTGGGATGAGCTATTGAAGTTATCTTGTACTCATCGTAGCCGATGTGGGTAGATGGGGAATGCATATTGAACTTGTACATCTATCTTTGGTGAACATACGTGATTAGTGATTTGCAGGAAAATGTTGTGGCCGTTGGGTGTCCAGCGAAAGTAATTAAATTACGTAAGGGATGAGACGACATGCTAGAACGTGGTGACAGAATTTATTTATCTTCTCCGCACATGAGTGGGTTGGAGCAGCAATATATCTCGGAAGCTTTTGAAACGAACTGGATAGCTCCTTTGGGTAGAAATGTGGATTGCTTTGAGAAGGAACTTGCTCATTATGTAGGTAGCGAAGGAGCCTTAGCTCTAAGCTCCGGCACTGCTGCAATTCATCTGGCACTAATCCTGCTCAATGTTGGTATGGGTGATGTTGTTTTCTGTTCATCGCTGACTTTTGTTGCAAGTGCCAACCCTATTCTGTATCAAGGAGCAACCCCTGTCTTTATCGACTCTGAGCCCGAAACCTGGAATATGTCGCCTAAA
Above is a window of Paenibacillus uliginis N3/975 DNA encoding:
- a CDS encoding formyltransferase family protein; its protein translation is MKITVFTSNQPRHVSLIEGLSSIADQVYAIQECNTVFPGRVEDFFRKSDVMQKYFNHVIAAEREVFGDLKFTSDNVTQLSLKSGDINMIDLETLSPALNSDYYIVFGASYIKGGLCDFLVKQGAINIHMGVSPYYRGNSCNFWALYDGNPELVGATIHLLSKGLDSGDILYHAFPKPESIDPFVLGMKAVKSAHDSLIENIQSGIIKELVPSKQNKESEIRYTRNKDFHDEVAKDYLENLPAPVDLKNKLEQRDINQFLYPYVG